The following proteins come from a genomic window of Gimesia chilikensis:
- a CDS encoding DUF1501 domain-containing protein has translation MKHSSEPLQTRRDFFARTSDGIMGAALTHLFCQDFFGGTQALASESEHAPQQYDLKPKEPHHPPKATSVIHLFMNGGPSQMDLFDPKPVLDKMDGKPYPGNIEDLGNSNTSSIGEMLGGQYKFARHGESGMWMADVLPETAKMTDELCLLNSMWTDHPNHDNALYKIHSGRLFMGYPTFGSWTVYGLGTENQNLPAYVVLTDPLGAPKNGTRNWTAGFLPPTYQGTRLRPTGSPILNLKPQYEQPSAVTESAQKLLNQLDEIHRKERPYNPLLDARIESYSLAARMQMSATEALDLSKETKPTLEQYGIGEKATDSYGRRCLLARRLVERGVRFVQIFLEEQPWDSHADLNANHRLMCERTDKPVAGLLRDLKQRGLLNNTLVIWGGEFGRTPTTQKSSNGYSGRDHNMQAFTSWMAGGGVKGGTTYGVTDDFGHSVVENPVSVHDFHATILHLLGLHHQKLHFTRSGLEERLTGVKPPRVVKEIIS, from the coding sequence ATGAAGCATTCTTCCGAACCACTGCAGACACGTCGTGACTTTTTTGCCCGGACCAGTGATGGCATCATGGGCGCAGCGCTGACACACCTGTTCTGCCAGGACTTTTTTGGTGGAACCCAGGCACTCGCATCCGAGTCAGAACACGCGCCACAACAGTACGACCTGAAACCCAAGGAACCGCACCATCCGCCCAAAGCGACATCTGTGATCCACCTGTTTATGAACGGGGGGCCGAGCCAGATGGATCTGTTCGATCCCAAGCCGGTGCTGGACAAGATGGATGGCAAACCCTACCCGGGGAACATCGAAGACCTGGGGAACTCGAACACGAGCAGCATCGGAGAAATGCTGGGCGGACAATACAAGTTCGCCCGTCACGGGGAATCGGGAATGTGGATGGCCGACGTCCTGCCTGAAACTGCGAAGATGACTGACGAACTCTGTCTGCTCAATTCGATGTGGACTGACCATCCCAACCACGACAATGCCCTGTATAAAATTCACAGCGGGCGGCTGTTCATGGGCTATCCCACTTTTGGTTCCTGGACCGTCTACGGGCTGGGCACCGAAAATCAGAATCTGCCCGCTTATGTCGTATTGACTGATCCCCTGGGGGCTCCCAAGAACGGTACGCGCAACTGGACGGCCGGCTTTCTGCCTCCGACTTACCAGGGAACGCGGCTGCGTCCGACCGGTTCACCGATCCTGAACCTGAAACCTCAGTACGAACAGCCTTCCGCGGTGACCGAATCCGCACAGAAACTGTTAAATCAGCTGGATGAGATTCATCGTAAAGAGCGTCCTTATAATCCGCTGCTGGATGCCCGTATTGAGTCCTACAGCCTGGCGGCACGGATGCAGATGTCGGCCACCGAAGCCCTGGACCTTTCCAAGGAAACGAAACCCACACTGGAACAGTATGGTATCGGCGAGAAAGCCACCGACTCGTATGGTCGTCGCTGTCTGCTGGCCCGCCGTCTGGTGGAACGGGGCGTCCGGTTTGTGCAGATCTTCCTGGAAGAACAACCGTGGGACAGTCACGCCGACCTGAATGCCAACCATCGGCTGATGTGCGAACGCACGGACAAACCGGTGGCTGGCCTGTTGCGTGATCTGAAACAGCGGGGACTGCTCAATAACACACTGGTCATCTGGGGCGGTGAATTCGGACGGACGCCGACCACGCAGAAATCATCGAACGGTTATTCGGGCCGCGATCACAACATGCAGGCATTCACATCCTGGATGGCCGGCGGTGGCGTGAAAGGGGGCACGACCTACGGCGTCACCGACGATTTCGGACACAGCGTCGTCGAGAATCCGGTGAGCGTGCATGACTTCCATGCGACCATTCTGCACCTGCTGGGTCTGCATCATCAGAAACTGCACTTCACCCGCAGCGGGCTGGAAGAGCGGCTGACCGGGGTCAAACCGCCCCGCGTGGTCAAGGAGATCATCAGTTGA
- a CDS encoding amidohydrolase family protein: protein MNPSESGLTRRELLQCAATAGVAVALGNSVSQAADPKDERPTIIDTNVSLFDWPFRQLPLNETSLLIKKLRSLGVVQAWAGSYEGILHRDLSSVNQRLAEECQRYPELIPFGTINVSLPGWEDDFRDCISLHQMPGVRVYPGYHAYALDDPQFIELLKQAANQKVLVQIVVSLEDTRTQSHLLRVDDLDLQPLSEVVKQIPDCKVQLLNARPRSPLLKQLEETPGIYFDTARVDGTDGVPNLIEAAPAGRVLFGSHAPFLIPEAPLVRVYEARKLDAPALAALLSGNASRLLKSCREKQASALRERKPEPLPTTIDAEQIHAGLPGEAQLKRYRIWDSYFTPSHSNPGRDGSSRLIADIERALPAARTGQFEKLCYFAHVGLGTTSDSQLEQLLREQPEVVLKPLERWPELLIGMMQLNANDVPASLAALDQWIKNGPMRGVYFASSGPGSQVCTHPNFNPLVERIAELNGVIMQHTWFKTGGKGGPGESTPDDLVVLAKRFPDQQFLCAHAGGEWEQGIRAVRDCGNILVETSGFDPTAGFIEMAVRELGAERVVFGSHLPSRSLGTELCKVTCAQITEQEKFLILGENYRRLLAAQAAKAD from the coding sequence TTGAACCCATCTGAATCAGGCCTGACCCGTCGTGAACTGCTACAGTGTGCTGCGACTGCGGGTGTTGCAGTCGCGTTGGGAAACAGTGTCAGTCAGGCAGCCGATCCTAAAGATGAGCGACCGACGATCATCGATACCAACGTCAGCCTGTTCGACTGGCCTTTTCGTCAACTCCCGCTGAATGAAACCTCGCTGCTGATCAAGAAGCTGCGCTCGCTGGGCGTGGTGCAAGCCTGGGCCGGCAGTTATGAAGGTATTCTGCACCGCGATCTGTCTTCCGTTAATCAGCGACTGGCTGAGGAATGTCAGAGGTATCCTGAACTGATACCGTTCGGCACCATCAATGTGTCACTGCCGGGCTGGGAAGACGATTTCCGGGATTGTATCTCCTTGCATCAGATGCCGGGAGTGCGGGTCTACCCGGGATATCATGCTTACGCTTTGGATGATCCTCAGTTTATAGAACTTTTGAAACAGGCCGCCAATCAGAAGGTTCTGGTGCAGATTGTCGTTTCACTGGAAGACACGCGTACGCAGAGTCACCTGTTGCGTGTGGATGATCTGGATCTACAGCCGCTTTCGGAAGTGGTCAAGCAGATACCGGACTGCAAAGTCCAACTGCTTAACGCGCGTCCGCGTTCACCGTTGTTGAAACAGCTGGAAGAGACACCCGGTATCTATTTCGATACCGCTCGCGTCGATGGAACCGATGGCGTACCGAATCTGATCGAAGCTGCTCCTGCGGGGCGAGTCCTGTTTGGCAGCCATGCGCCGTTTCTGATTCCCGAAGCACCGCTGGTGCGTGTTTATGAAGCCCGCAAGCTCGACGCACCGGCGCTGGCCGCCCTGCTGTCGGGGAATGCCAGTCGTCTGCTGAAATCCTGTCGGGAGAAGCAGGCTTCTGCCCTTCGGGAACGCAAACCAGAGCCCCTGCCCACAACAATCGACGCCGAACAAATTCATGCCGGGCTGCCCGGAGAAGCGCAGCTGAAACGCTATCGCATCTGGGATTCCTACTTCACCCCTTCACATTCGAATCCGGGACGAGACGGGAGTAGTCGGCTGATCGCGGATATTGAGCGTGCTTTACCTGCTGCCCGCACCGGTCAATTTGAAAAGCTGTGTTACTTCGCGCATGTGGGACTGGGCACAACCAGCGATTCCCAGTTGGAGCAACTGCTGCGTGAGCAACCTGAAGTAGTCCTGAAACCGCTGGAGCGCTGGCCCGAGCTGTTAATCGGGATGATGCAGCTGAATGCCAATGATGTGCCAGCTTCCCTGGCGGCTTTGGATCAGTGGATCAAGAACGGCCCAATGCGGGGCGTCTATTTCGCCAGCAGTGGTCCCGGGTCACAGGTCTGCACGCATCCGAACTTCAACCCGCTGGTCGAACGCATTGCCGAGTTGAACGGCGTGATCATGCAGCACACCTGGTTTAAGACCGGTGGCAAAGGGGGACCGGGTGAATCGACGCCGGACGACCTCGTGGTTCTGGCCAAACGATTTCCCGACCAGCAATTCCTGTGCGCCCACGCAGGTGGTGAATGGGAACAAGGCATCCGCGCGGTCCGGGATTGCGGGAATATTCTCGTCGAGACTTCCGGCTTCGACCCGACGGCGGGCTTCATTGAAATGGCCGTCCGCGAACTGGGGGCCGAACGCGTCGTCTTTGGGAGCCACCTTCCCTCACGCTCACTGGGAACCGAATTGTGCAAAGTCACCTGTGCGCAGATCACCGAACAGGAGAAATTCCTGATCCTGGGTGAGAACTATCGGCGGTTGCTGGCGGCGCAGGCTGCGAAAGCAGACTGA
- a CDS encoding AraC family transcriptional regulator: MIHELLQQLDEPFTGEALFDHLPDIVYFIKDRSGAYLVVNTTLQQRCGRQTKAQLLGRTPCEVFRSPLGNRFQEQDQRVLKTGKPLLFQLELHVYPSREVGWCLTTKLPLKNRRGTVVGLVGVSKDLQLPDYATAEYQHVATAIEYAEQHLAEPPSIPELAAQAQMSRYQFDRRIRRVFGLNASQWLLKLRIDLAQQQLCETDAPISAIALNVGYADQSAFTRQFRKTTGMTPQDYRRTGRRGE; this comes from the coding sequence ATGATCCACGAATTACTGCAGCAACTGGACGAACCGTTTACCGGCGAAGCACTCTTCGATCATCTGCCCGATATCGTCTATTTCATCAAGGACAGGAGTGGAGCGTATCTGGTTGTGAACACCACGCTGCAGCAGCGGTGTGGCAGGCAAACCAAGGCTCAACTGCTGGGACGGACTCCCTGTGAAGTCTTTCGGTCGCCGCTGGGAAACCGCTTTCAGGAACAGGATCAGCGCGTGCTCAAAACCGGGAAACCCTTGCTTTTCCAACTCGAACTGCACGTCTACCCCTCGCGGGAAGTGGGCTGGTGCCTGACGACCAAGCTGCCCCTCAAGAACCGCCGGGGAACCGTCGTCGGACTGGTCGGCGTTTCCAAAGACCTGCAACTGCCGGACTACGCGACCGCAGAATATCAGCACGTTGCCACCGCCATCGAATATGCCGAACAGCATCTGGCAGAACCCCCGTCCATTCCGGAACTGGCTGCGCAGGCACAGATGTCCCGCTATCAGTTCGACCGCCGTATCCGTCGCGTATTCGGTTTGAATGCCAGCCAGTGGCTGTTGAAGCTCCGCATCGATCTGGCTCAACAGCAGTTATGCGAGACGGACGCTCCCATCTCTGCGATCGCCCTGAATGTCGGCTATGCCGACCAGAGTGCCTTCACACGCCAGTTTCGCAAAACAACCGGTATGACGCCACAGGATTATCGCCGCACGGGACGTCGGGGAGAATGA
- a CDS encoding dihydrodipicolinate synthase family protein, with product MPALMTPCQTDGSPNYEALVSKARELIDLGMRAVVYCGSMGDWPLLTDAQRQEGVRRLVEAGVPVVVGTGAQNTQSAVAHAAHAQEVGAAGLMLIPRVLSRGSSPAAQKSHFSDILKAADSLPAVIYNSPWYGFETRADLFFELRRAYANLVGFKEFGGAEALNYAAEQITTGDSGLSLMVGVDTQVFHGFVNCGAVGAITGVGNALPVPVLKLIALCERAAQGDVEARRLALELDAALAVLSRFDEGPDLVLYYKSLMVLEGNPEYQLHFNPSDQLSESQRCFLHDQWQLFKNWWDQWPGANA from the coding sequence ATGCCGGCTTTGATGACTCCCTGTCAGACTGATGGGAGTCCCAATTATGAAGCGCTGGTCAGCAAGGCCCGGGAGCTGATTGACCTGGGGATGCGGGCCGTGGTCTATTGTGGCTCCATGGGAGACTGGCCGCTCTTGACTGATGCACAACGCCAGGAAGGTGTCAGGCGACTGGTCGAAGCAGGCGTGCCGGTCGTCGTTGGTACGGGGGCTCAAAACACGCAGAGTGCCGTGGCTCATGCAGCGCATGCTCAGGAAGTGGGTGCAGCCGGACTGATGCTGATTCCCCGCGTGCTTTCGCGCGGCTCCTCACCGGCAGCACAAAAGTCGCATTTCTCTGACATTCTCAAAGCAGCTGACAGCTTACCGGCGGTGATTTACAACAGCCCCTGGTACGGTTTTGAAACCCGCGCGGACCTGTTCTTTGAACTTCGGCGGGCGTATGCAAATCTGGTGGGCTTCAAGGAATTCGGAGGGGCGGAGGCTCTGAACTACGCCGCCGAGCAGATTACAACCGGTGATTCGGGGCTGTCCCTGATGGTGGGCGTGGATACGCAGGTCTTTCACGGATTTGTGAACTGTGGTGCCGTCGGTGCGATCACGGGGGTAGGAAATGCGTTGCCGGTCCCTGTGCTGAAGTTGATCGCGCTCTGTGAACGGGCAGCGCAGGGAGATGTCGAGGCCCGCAGGCTGGCTCTGGAACTGGATGCGGCCCTGGCGGTCCTCTCCCGGTTTGACGAAGGCCCCGACCTGGTTCTGTATTACAAATCGCTGATGGTCCTGGAGGGGAACCCCGAATATCAGTTGCACTTTAACCCCTCGGATCAGTTGTCTGAAAGTCAACGGTGTTTTCTGCACGATCAGTGGCAGCTGTTTAAGAACTGGTGGGACCAGTGGCCGGGAGCGAACGCATGA
- a CDS encoding proline racemase family protein, translating into MKGSEARVHVIDSHTAGEPTRVVLSGGPELGTELLSARRDRFRETADGFRRTLIDEPRGNEAMVGALLCEPTDTTCAAGVIFFNNRGYLGMCGHGTIGVAVTLAYLGRIEPGQLKLETPVGIVSVELHDAHTASIENVPSYRLKTDVTVEVPELGPIRGDLAWGGNWFFLADSPLPLTAERIPELTTAGLRLRSVLAEQGICGAAGEEIDHIEFFGPAESSEADSRNFVLCPGGAYDRSPCGTGLSAKLACLAAEGKLAPGETWVQESIIGSRFEGSYRQGTADQILPRITGSAYIVSENQLIQQPGDPFGQGIPAGAIK; encoded by the coding sequence ATGAAGGGATCTGAAGCGCGGGTCCACGTCATCGACTCGCATACCGCAGGGGAGCCGACACGTGTCGTGCTGTCAGGAGGTCCCGAGCTTGGTACGGAGTTGCTGAGTGCGCGACGGGATCGGTTCCGGGAGACCGCAGACGGGTTTCGTCGTACCCTGATTGATGAACCTCGGGGCAACGAGGCGATGGTGGGTGCCCTGCTCTGTGAGCCGACAGATACCACGTGCGCCGCGGGGGTCATCTTCTTTAATAACCGCGGCTACCTGGGGATGTGCGGCCATGGGACAATCGGCGTTGCAGTTACGCTGGCCTACCTGGGACGGATTGAACCGGGTCAGCTTAAGCTCGAAACGCCCGTGGGTATCGTCAGTGTCGAATTACACGACGCGCATACGGCCTCGATTGAAAACGTCCCCAGCTATCGTCTTAAGACGGATGTCACGGTCGAGGTTCCTGAACTGGGCCCCATTCGTGGTGACCTCGCCTGGGGCGGCAACTGGTTCTTTCTGGCGGATTCCCCGCTCCCGCTGACTGCAGAACGGATTCCGGAGCTGACGACGGCCGGCTTACGTTTGCGGAGCGTTTTAGCAGAACAAGGCATTTGTGGTGCGGCTGGTGAGGAAATCGATCATATAGAATTCTTCGGTCCTGCAGAATCGTCAGAGGCGGACAGCCGGAATTTTGTACTCTGCCCTGGAGGCGCTTACGACCGCTCGCCTTGTGGCACGGGGCTGAGTGCGAAGCTGGCCTGCCTGGCGGCTGAGGGAAAGCTGGCACCGGGTGAGACCTGGGTGCAGGAGAGTATCATCGGCAGCCGGTTTGAGGGATCGTATCGACAGGGAACCGCCGATCAGATTCTGCCCCGGATTACGGGTAGTGCATATATCGTGAGTGAAAATCAGCTGATTCAACAGCCGGGCGATCCGTTTGGGCAAGGCATCCCGGCAGGAGCCATCAAATGA
- a CDS encoding NAD(P)/FAD-dependent oxidoreductase yields the protein MTEQTAAGTVIVVGGGIIGIACAHYLSDAGFQVTVIERNTIAGACSHANCGFIVPSHVLPLTEPAALKTALKSLFTPRAPFRVRPQWDLSFWKWMWQFGRRCTHKQMLAAAPALKSMLDLSLQEYRRLLEQEDLACEWRDAGLLYVFQTERGLDEYRQIDRLLTEHFGVAAREIPGETLPAFDPALKPGLAGAFHYTCDASLKPDLLAAAWTTRLRERGVQFQEACELTGVTHAGGKITQLETSQGELQADAVVFATGAWSPLLAEQLGCAIPILPGKGYSVTMAAPDPSPRYPMLFPEHKVGVCPFENRFRLGSMMEFTGYDTTIPEYRIQQLRDSAKPYLVTPSTETEYERWYGWRPMTWDSLPIIGRVPRLNNAWLAAGHNMLGMSMAPATGKLIAQLVSSETPDLDPMPYAPDRFE from the coding sequence ATGACCGAGCAGACAGCAGCGGGAACCGTGATCGTTGTGGGGGGCGGGATTATCGGGATCGCCTGTGCGCACTACCTGTCTGACGCCGGCTTTCAGGTGACGGTCATCGAACGGAACACGATCGCGGGTGCCTGCTCGCATGCGAACTGCGGCTTTATCGTGCCGAGTCATGTGTTGCCCCTCACTGAACCCGCGGCCCTTAAAACCGCTTTGAAATCGCTGTTCACCCCGCGTGCCCCCTTTCGCGTCAGGCCCCAATGGGATCTTTCGTTCTGGAAATGGATGTGGCAATTTGGCCGCCGTTGTACTCACAAACAGATGCTGGCAGCAGCGCCTGCTTTGAAATCCATGCTTGATCTGTCACTGCAGGAATACCGGCGGCTACTCGAACAGGAAGACCTCGCCTGTGAGTGGCGCGACGCAGGGCTACTGTATGTGTTTCAGACAGAACGGGGGCTGGATGAGTACCGCCAGATAGATCGTCTGCTGACGGAACACTTCGGCGTCGCGGCCCGGGAGATTCCGGGAGAAACGCTGCCGGCCTTCGATCCGGCGCTCAAACCCGGACTGGCGGGGGCCTTTCATTACACGTGTGACGCTTCACTCAAGCCGGACCTGCTGGCTGCCGCCTGGACGACGCGGTTACGGGAACGAGGTGTTCAATTCCAGGAAGCATGTGAGCTGACGGGGGTCACACATGCGGGAGGCAAGATTACACAGCTGGAGACTTCGCAGGGAGAACTGCAGGCCGATGCGGTTGTGTTTGCGACCGGGGCCTGGAGTCCGCTACTGGCGGAGCAGCTGGGTTGCGCGATTCCGATCCTGCCTGGCAAGGGGTATTCGGTGACCATGGCGGCACCAGATCCAAGCCCTCGGTATCCGATGCTGTTCCCCGAGCATAAGGTCGGTGTCTGTCCGTTTGAGAATCGGTTCCGACTGGGATCGATGATGGAGTTCACCGGCTATGATACGACGATTCCCGAGTATCGCATTCAGCAGTTACGCGACTCGGCGAAACCGTACCTGGTGACTCCCTCTACTGAGACCGAGTACGAGCGCTGGTATGGCTGGCGGCCGATGACGTGGGACAGCCTGCCGATCATCGGTCGCGTGCCCCGTCTGAACAATGCCTGGCTGGCAGCGGGGCACAACATGCTGGGAATGAGCATGGCACCGGCGACCGGCAAGCTGATTGCCCAGCTTGTTTCTTCAGAAACTCCCGATCTCGACCCGATGCCGTATGCTCCGGATCGCTTTGAATGA
- a CDS encoding bifunctional acetate--CoA ligase family protein/GNAT family N-acetyltransferase, with protein MPIRNLDKIFHPRSVTVIGASQRPLSVGHTVFHNLLAGGFEGPVYPVNPKHERLGDHTCYAQVADLPGKVDLAVICTPAATIPDLIDQCGQAGIRGIVILSAGFRETGPEGKELELEVRRRAHQYSGMRIIGPNCLGIMAPYSKLNASFATDMPLTGNVAFISQSGALCTSILDWSLQERIGFSHFVSVGNTLDVGMADLIDYFALDPHTSSIILYVESIAQARLFMSAARAFTQKKPIIAYKAGRFTASAKAATSHTGAMAGVDAVYEAAFARAGIVRVFDLDDLFDCAELLARHKPPRGDRLAIVTNAGGPGVMATDALLERKGIMAEISQETIEQLNEFLPVAWSHGNPLDVIGDATPERFGRTVEIVLKDPQVDGVLVALSPQAMTDPTGAAEAVIAAARTSSKPVLTAWMGGGKVQEGIARLNQAGIPTYTTPEQAVRAFMYLVTYARNLQFLNETPRAVPMNLTLDRARLQELAQVALQQGKSTLSERMSKQLLEAYGIPVSQTVVACSPEEAAARADELGYPVVLKIYSDDITHKSDVGGVELGIASHQKVHEAYARMMQRVAERRPEAHVQGVTVQPMYAEAEGHELIVGAKRDPVFGVVLLIGAGGTTAELYQDRSLELPPLNERLARRALESLRSWPLLNGYRGHAPVDLDRLIEVLIRLSYFVADFPEILELDVNPLLVSPDQVVALDARIIVDLETQPGTSRPYSHLAIRPYPEEFSRTVTLKDGTQVLLRPIKPEDEDMWHGLLNSCSPETIRSRFRYSFHGTTHDMAARFCFIDYDREIAIVAELEVEGESRILGVGRLIADADHQEAEYAVLVSDEWHGQGLGSILTDYCLEVCRRWGIKRVVAETAADNRRMLNVFQKRDFARNHSAETETVSLVKEITKSAGS; from the coding sequence ATGCCCATTCGCAATCTCGATAAAATCTTTCATCCCCGTTCAGTCACCGTTATCGGCGCGAGTCAACGACCGCTGAGTGTCGGACATACCGTCTTTCATAATCTGCTGGCAGGCGGTTTCGAGGGACCCGTTTATCCCGTTAATCCCAAGCACGAGCGACTGGGTGACCACACCTGTTACGCCCAGGTCGCCGACCTGCCGGGCAAAGTCGACCTGGCGGTGATCTGTACCCCCGCAGCCACGATTCCCGACCTTATCGACCAGTGTGGCCAGGCCGGTATTCGGGGGATTGTCATTCTCTCCGCCGGGTTCCGGGAGACCGGCCCCGAAGGGAAAGAGCTCGAACTGGAAGTCCGCAGACGGGCGCACCAGTACTCCGGCATGCGAATTATCGGGCCGAACTGCCTGGGCATCATGGCGCCCTATTCGAAACTGAATGCCAGCTTCGCCACCGATATGCCGTTGACCGGTAATGTCGCCTTCATTTCTCAGTCCGGGGCACTTTGCACGTCGATTCTCGACTGGTCACTGCAGGAACGCATCGGCTTCTCGCACTTCGTCTCCGTCGGCAATACGCTGGATGTCGGCATGGCCGACCTGATCGATTATTTCGCCCTCGATCCTCACACCAGTTCCATCATTCTCTATGTGGAATCCATTGCACAGGCGCGACTCTTCATGTCGGCAGCCCGTGCCTTTACCCAGAAAAAACCGATCATCGCCTATAAAGCGGGCCGCTTCACCGCTTCCGCGAAAGCAGCGACCTCGCATACCGGGGCGATGGCAGGCGTTGACGCCGTTTACGAAGCTGCCTTCGCCCGGGCCGGCATCGTCCGCGTCTTCGATCTGGATGATCTGTTCGACTGTGCGGAACTGTTGGCACGACACAAGCCTCCCAGGGGGGATCGACTGGCCATCGTCACCAATGCCGGCGGTCCCGGCGTGATGGCAACCGACGCTCTGCTGGAACGTAAAGGCATCATGGCCGAGATCTCGCAGGAGACGATTGAACAACTCAACGAATTCCTCCCGGTTGCCTGGTCGCACGGTAACCCACTGGACGTCATCGGAGATGCGACCCCCGAGCGGTTCGGCAGAACGGTCGAGATTGTCCTCAAAGATCCGCAGGTGGATGGCGTGCTGGTTGCACTCTCGCCCCAGGCGATGACCGATCCCACCGGCGCCGCGGAAGCAGTCATCGCAGCGGCCCGGACCTCCTCGAAACCGGTGCTCACCGCCTGGATGGGAGGCGGAAAAGTCCAGGAAGGGATTGCGCGTCTGAATCAGGCCGGAATCCCCACTTACACCACACCCGAGCAGGCGGTGCGGGCTTTCATGTACCTGGTCACCTACGCCCGCAATCTGCAGTTTCTGAACGAAACCCCCCGGGCCGTACCGATGAATCTCACCCTGGACCGGGCCCGTCTGCAGGAACTCGCCCAGGTCGCCCTCCAGCAGGGGAAATCCACACTCTCGGAACGCATGTCCAAACAGCTACTCGAAGCGTACGGCATCCCTGTCAGCCAGACGGTCGTTGCCTGTTCCCCGGAAGAAGCCGCCGCCCGTGCGGATGAGCTCGGGTATCCGGTGGTGCTCAAAATCTATTCGGATGATATCACCCATAAATCCGATGTCGGCGGTGTGGAACTTGGAATCGCCAGTCATCAGAAAGTGCACGAAGCTTATGCGCGGATGATGCAGCGCGTCGCAGAGCGGCGGCCCGAGGCGCACGTCCAGGGAGTCACCGTACAACCCATGTACGCCGAAGCGGAAGGCCATGAACTGATCGTCGGTGCCAAGCGGGATCCGGTATTCGGCGTCGTCCTGCTGATCGGTGCAGGGGGGACCACTGCCGAACTCTACCAGGATCGTTCCCTCGAATTGCCACCCCTCAACGAACGGCTGGCCCGCAGAGCCCTGGAATCACTGCGTTCCTGGCCCCTGTTGAATGGCTACCGGGGTCACGCCCCCGTCGACCTGGACCGACTGATCGAAGTTCTGATTCGTCTCTCTTACTTCGTCGCCGATTTTCCCGAGATCCTCGAACTGGACGTCAATCCGCTGCTGGTCTCTCCTGATCAGGTCGTCGCCCTCGATGCCCGCATCATTGTCGATCTGGAAACGCAACCGGGCACCAGTCGCCCCTATTCGCATCTGGCGATTCGTCCTTATCCCGAAGAGTTCAGCAGAACTGTCACCCTGAAAGACGGTACCCAGGTGCTGCTCAGACCGATTAAGCCTGAAGACGAAGATATGTGGCACGGGCTGCTCAACAGCTGCTCGCCCGAAACAATTCGTTCCCGCTTCCGTTATTCGTTTCATGGCACGACACACGATATGGCGGCCCGCTTCTGCTTTATTGACTACGATCGCGAGATTGCCATCGTGGCGGAACTCGAAGTAGAAGGTGAATCACGAATCCTCGGGGTCGGACGTCTTATTGCCGACGCCGACCATCAGGAAGCCGAGTATGCGGTGCTCGTCAGCGACGAATGGCACGGGCAGGGTCTCGGCTCCATTCTGACCGATTACTGTCTCGAAGTCTGTCGCCGCTGGGGAATCAAACGGGTTGTCGCGGAAACAGCAGCCGATAACCGCCGTATGCTGAATGTCTTCCAGAAGCGGGACTTTGCCCGCAATCATTCGGCGGAAACAGAAACGGTCTCACTCGTGAAAGAGATCACTAAAAGCGCAGGCTCTTAA
- a CDS encoding histone deacetylase, which produces MALLYSDPIFLKHETGGLPENPARIVPAVRRATQVALHAHCRQRSFSEVSDARLERVHSDHYVKYVRNFCEQGGGFISPDTTVCPASWEVARMAAGAACDAVEQVLKGHSDRAFCLIRPPGHHASREQAMGFCLFNNVAIAARLAIDEFGLERVMIIDWDVHHGDGTQELFWEDGQVGFLSVHRSSFCVKSGFADETGAGAGLGTTVNLPLEYGISREDYLSQFTAAAERLAEKIRPQLILISAGFDAHKDDPVGSLGLESEDFARLTRVVLDLADVHAEQRVVSLLEGGYNPQALAECIEHHLLELVSN; this is translated from the coding sequence ATGGCACTACTCTATTCGGATCCCATATTTCTCAAACATGAAACAGGCGGTCTCCCGGAAAATCCGGCGCGGATCGTGCCTGCTGTCCGCCGGGCGACCCAGGTTGCACTCCACGCACACTGTCGCCAGCGTTCCTTCAGCGAGGTTAGTGATGCTCGACTGGAACGCGTGCACTCGGATCACTATGTGAAGTATGTGCGAAATTTCTGTGAACAGGGGGGCGGTTTTATCAGCCCCGATACCACCGTCTGCCCTGCATCCTGGGAGGTCGCCCGCATGGCCGCTGGTGCCGCCTGTGATGCCGTCGAGCAGGTACTCAAGGGGCACTCCGACCGTGCCTTCTGTCTGATTCGTCCCCCCGGACATCACGCATCACGCGAGCAGGCTATGGGGTTTTGCCTCTTTAATAACGTGGCCATCGCGGCGCGGCTGGCCATCGATGAGTTCGGCCTGGAACGGGTCATGATCATCGACTGGGACGTGCATCACGGCGATGGCACCCAGGAACTCTTCTGGGAAGACGGGCAGGTCGGTTTCCTGTCCGTGCATCGGTCTTCGTTCTGTGTGAAGTCAGGCTTTGCAGACGAAACCGGCGCGGGAGCCGGACTTGGAACGACCGTCAACCTTCCGTTAGAATATGGTATCTCGCGCGAAGACTATCTCAGCCAGTTCACTGCTGCCGCAGAACGACTGGCTGAAAAAATCCGACCTCAGTTGATTCTGATCAGTGCGGGATTCGATGCACACAAGGATGACCCGGTCGGATCACTGGGGCTGGAAAGCGAAGACTTCGCACGACTGACCCGGGTGGTGCTCGATCTGGCCGACGTTCATGCAGAACAGCGTGTCGTCAGCCTGCTCGAAGGAGGCTACAATCCCCAGGCACTGGCAGAGTGTATTGAACATCATCTACTGGAGCTGGTCTCAAACTGA